The segment GGATAGCACTTCGGGATATGTGTATGGCACTGCTGAGGTTAATGTGTGAATACAAGGTTGAATATTCTTTAGGTggataagttttagttttaaagttaaactttatgttgtatatgttttattatattatttgtcttaggagtgtattatatttaacactttcactgtaACATGAGGCTTGTTCTGACTTGAAGACAACTGGGAGAGAAGCTAATGCATCCACCACAGTCATCAATGATTTGctaaagtattaaaaaaggtCCTGTGGTGTCCTGACTATTTTCGTAGGTAAACATATTGAATTTTGTGATTAAttgttatctttataataaagaatgaataaatgaaaaatgttgtaattatttaaaatccctTCACACACagacaatagatttttatttctcagTCAAAACATTGTGTAAATAGAGAATTTTCATAGATTTCAATATAAAGTCATATGGTTTTCATCAGTCCAGCTCCACAATTTGTTAATATcactaaaaatttctttaaataacacACAGTTAACCAGTTCTTAATATAAAGATTCAGTAAGAAGTTTGAAACATTGTTTACTATAAACTATCAGAATCTAAAActactaatacaataaaaagaaacTTATATGAAAGGGTCATCAAAAAATGCACTTACCAAATAGTATGCTTtcgttaacaaaatattttttattttttttaaaaccttttaaagattccataaaattgttcttatataatttaataaaatgttttactgggAATATTTGTAACTACTTGACAACTATTCATTATGTTTGAAATAGTCAGTTTTTTAACTTCTTCTAAAGAAACAATCCATCTgcaaatgcaatttttctgtggcAAAAGTAGTTTTCCTATGAGAAGGGGAGAATTGATTAACTCAGATTTTTTAGTACGAACAAGCCATCCtctgaaaaatttactttcatctctaaaatacaaatagttaaaaaattcttGTTAATTTCAAATGTGTTGATATGGTAATTAAATAATACGAGTTAATAGAGTTTTATTGCACATTTAAAATGGCACAATCTACTATGCAGGAATAGGATATGAATTGTACGAGTATTATGGAGAAGTATATTGGAGCTCTAAAACACATGAACATTAATGAAGACTTTATAGTGAATTGACGAGGATAGGGTGACTTTCTCCTTAGTACTATTCTACGAACTCAATACACAACAATTGGGCTTATTGCCagaaaaaattgttaatactCTAATGTTTCTTAATTGATAAATATGTGAATGAGAATACAAACAATTCCATTCTACGATGTATATTCTTCATGAATATTAAAGGAAGAGAAGCTAAAATGAATGCAATCTGAATCTGACACTATTGAGGACTGTTCAGCTACCAATTCACTCTGTCTTAATAAAGATAAAACCCagaattttgtgtaaaattgtatagCCAACAGAACATTGACTATGTTGAATTCTTAGGAGTTATTCTTCAGAGTAACATCAAATGGGAGTAGGATTAAATGTTTTGCAATAAAGTGTCTaagggtatttttatattaattaggctAAGATATATTGTAACTACAGACATCCTCGTTTCCATCTACTATGCCTTCCTTCATAGTTTCTTATCTTATGAAATTATTGTATGAGGCAATTATTgcaacacaaaaaaattattaattttacaaaaaacgtgCTATTCAGATTATAGCTAATGTAAACATAAGGACTCACTgcaaacatgtattaaaaaatatggtaTTCTTAAAGTACCTgcactttatattttagatttcctattctatacaaaaagaaatttacacACCATACCTACAAATAGGTTCATAACTACATGACTAGAAATTCAAATTCTCTTAGAATATCTCAATGTAGTCTTAAAACCACTTTGTTTTGCTGAAACAGGCATTAAACAAACAACTCTCTTCCTTCTCATCTTAAAtctcttgaaattaattgtttcaagaaaagtgtaaaaaatctATTGATAATATCAGCCCATATGATATCAGTCATGCTGTAATTTGATAGATTCTTGTTAGGCCTAGGCAATGTATATCATAGATGATAGTTCATGCTGAATTTGGTTCTGACactactatacattttaaagatgttcttgcaataaagaatttgaatggACCGAGACCTAAGGAAGTAAGAGATATATAATATTGCATCAGTTTTTCCCACCCAATTGAAAACATCCCAATGTGTATGGATGAACTAGAGTAAGTGTTCTCTTGAAATGATTCAGAAAGCAGCTGTGAGCGAGTGAGGCCTGGGGCGGTGGGGTGATTTTAGGTTTGTTCTACTCAACTGTGATCTGTCGGAGCACTGATGGTGCagtgttattgttaaaaaaagtaagggcggaattttgaaaaaaacaactAGTAAGTTCCAGTCACTGAGCAGAACTCCACCGGAATATAGAGGAAATGTATTAAATAGAGAAAAATCAACTGAGCCTTTGTAATTGTCATTGTCCAGGGGCCaagagtcaatttgcattgtatgaACACACAACCTGGGTTTTTCTTTAAATCGACAAAGGAAATTCccctaaaaaataaattgatcatcAGTCATGCGAGTTTTGGTAGAGGTTGAAATGGGTGGATATCAAAAGGGAAATATGAAATGACAATTTCTTCAGCTTAACAACACACTTAAGAGGGTGCAATACCCCTCGACGATCATGAGTTTGGTCCCATATACCCAATGTTAATTTCAAACGGTTAAAAACGGGACCTAAACGAGATAATTTGACGAAACAAAAAGTATTTCGAAGCTTATCTAGGTGAAAAGGGAATCCAGTGATTTGacgttaaaattacataattgtgaataaaatgaactaaaaacacaatcacaaaattgcatttaatacatttttagtgttgttttttGGAAAAGCAATCACTGGATTCACAATACAGTGCTTTTTAATGAGTAAAATGATCtaaaaatccaattaaaaataaGGTCAGAATGACCGTTTGAAATTAATAACTAATGATATTCGAGGGGTACTGTGGCCTCTTAAACCAACCGGCAACAAGTACATAAATCTTAATCAGCATCAGCTAAACGTATACACATCCTTAAAATGGTGATCCAACATACAGGATTATTAGATGGTTTAGCGTTTCCGAGATGGCTTTCTATATGAATTGCTATGTTGTGTGTTCCTTGCGGCAAACTTAAGTCTTGTAAAAATAAAGCTTAACTTGATCCAACTTACGGTTTTTATTCCAACAAttgcatgtttaattgaatttattatttaagagaaaTAATATAGAGAGTATCACTTTTTGATCTTTGAGAACTAAAACGGTAATGAGAACAAAAAGACACCAGACATCGTTGTATCAACTAAATTATCttaaaagtaaattcattttaaatgttcacaTATTGGGAAATTTATCTGCTGATATTTGTATCtcttgaaatgtaaataaagctTGATTGGGTGGTAATTCTTGGAAGAAAGTACATGTTAACTtatgaattaaatacaaaactaagtGGAAATCGTGAATACAGATTGTGAACAAAGAAAGCTACTTAGACTGCAGTGAGTGGTTgggttgtaataaatataacaccCCAGCTAATATTTTACCAACAAAACTGTTATGGCTGTATCCTTTCAGGTGGAAACAAAGGAAAATGGAGCCTGAGAAACCATCACCTTCGGACTGTTGTGGAAGTGGTTGTACTCCGTGTGTGTTTGACATTTATGAGCGGCAGCTGCAGTCCTGGCAGGATAAAAAGGCAGGAGATACTCAAGAGAGGTCTGACGTACGAAGTGATCTTCTGTCTGAAACACGCTTCAAGCCTTTCAGACTGATCAGGAAGATCAGACTAACAGAAGATGTATACAGCTTCACGTTCAGACCTGTTGAAGTTCTCTCAGGCGGGTGCGATGTGACAGAAAACATAAATGGTGTCCTACCGTACAGTATAGGCCAACATTTGGTGTTGAGGCGATGTATGGAAAGTAGCAACGAAATTGATGCAGAAGTTGTAACTGACCAAGATGAGCCGGTATCTTCCAGCCAAATAATTACTCGCGCATACACTCCCATTACAATAGCTGCTCAGGAGGTGAATTGCTGCTTTGAAATTTTTGCAAAACTGTACGATCAAGGAGTAATGTCTGCATATCTGAAGGAATCTTCTGTGGACGATATTTTATACTGGAGAGGACCATATGGTGACTTCAAATACACCCCAAATTCGTTTAGATACATCTTGATGTTGTGTGTTGGTACGGGCTTGGCACCCATGGTTCCTATCGTCACATCCATCGTGAATGACGACTCCGACGATACGCAAGTACACTTGATGTATGGAATTAGAAACATTAACCATGTGATTCTAAGGGACAAATTGAGGTCTCTTACACAATATTGGAATTTCACACTGGAGTATTACTGTTCTGAGGAAGTAGAGGAAAATAGAATTGTCAAATTCGGGGAAAAAGTGGTGAGCACAAGAATCAATAGGAGTTCTGTCAGTGAATATTTAATAGGAAAGCGACTTGAACAAGTGTTAGCTATGGTTTGTGGGACTGATTCGTTCACTGCTAGTATGAAAAACTATATGGCTGATTTAGGTTTAAATGTTGGtaacaatgtttatgttttttgacAATGCCACATTCTTTCTTCTACCTATAACCATTTTCCTCTTCCGTATGAAatgatatttcaataatacaacaGCACTCCTGCGACTGTGTGTGGACTGtgttttaaaatccaatttgTAATCTTTGTAATAGATATAAACACAAGCTTTATCAgtacccagtagggatcacttctggctggtttatacctaccagttgaacccaccactgggcacagcaaaaaccgatgtgccacttcaatctgggcaaccttatagatgtccagtagcggcacatcactaaccgcaaatgttgagattctggggttcatgggcaattcgataggtctagtctactgtggaagatgactgttggagtcgGTGGGGTTTGTttccttacctcagaggttcttgttaacctcaacaagggtgtgccaccccctgcctactttgactggagaggctggttcagagctggctccctttcttccgggatgactttgagatgtagtgccctaattcttcctcatggatctcgataggaggcggcccctaaccttacccatcctgaatatcctatcactccggaagcagcgcaaaggttcttacaggactaagtgcaatttataagcctcttgttctaagagaagctttatcagtgatatttatatattatataattttgatatgcaatgaataaaaattaacgcTATCCTCCAACTAATTATTAACACAATGAAAACTTgtaatgtatagttaaaaatcATAATCACAAATCATTCACAGGCTAAATGAAATCAATTACCGTAtgcactttaaataaattacattttagtaaagaaaatttaacaattgttgaataattttaaatttatgcttCAGATGTGAATACGAACAAACTTATTATTGTACACTAGCAGGTCAATTGTGTCTTTATTAATCttttaacttttgttatatttggATTCAAATAACTAGTTTCAACCACCAAAAGCTTGGTCCAACATAGCAAAGATATCTAGTTATTTATTGCAATGCATAAAACAGATAGCAGGCTGATAACGGAAACTCGTTTTTACAATTaatctgaattattttaaagttctgGATTTTATTGTGTGTtgtacaacacacacacacagaggaagtgtgtgaataaataattaaacactatGAGCTactaaatttcatcaaaatcataaTTGAGGCACTGGCATCACAGTGGAAGCCTGGACAGAccttcaaaactaaaataaatgttgttttagaaGTGAGCAATTCTACATTAGACAGTGCTACCCAACAAAAAGACCAATATGAAATACTGATAAGTGAGTAAGAATATTTTCTCATTTCAAAATGGTGGGACACTTTCCTTCCAccattttgaaattgttaaatggttattttcatattttaatttgaaaaaggcATATAAAGGTtaatacaatctttaaatttcATAACCATCCTGATGATTTTAAATGATTCTCATGTGAAATTTTGAtgcatacatacagacagataaaTAGAATACTATAGGTTTTTTAGGACATATGTTcttttttctgatttaaaaaatattcactcaGTATGATGAGATGGATTTCATATAAGTTGTACAGTACTTTTTTTATCATCAGTCAATTTAAAGGACTTTCAAAGCCACTGACAACTTTCTGGAGCTCCATTCCATTCCAATACTGGAACTAAGAgtacaagttaaatattttttggctCAGAGAAATCATATTTCCTTATTGATCTTTCAGTTCACTGGTGTgccaattaagttttttttttttattttatcactgttttttgttttgacaaCTTTACCCATAAAGCATAAATTTTGCTAAGGAGGTGTTTATCAATTTATTTgtctaaaatgtaattataaaggAAGTTCATTGTATTGCTGTAATgttaacaatgtttataatatcaCAAATATGTTCAACAAATATTCGTTACGAATCAGCTGAAGAGATCAGTATTGTTCTGGATATGCAGAGAACTTCCTCAGGTGTTCAACtgaactccgcctcttaaataaaggtatttttttattcattcactgaaataatttttcacaCAGTATACAAagtttgtagtaaaaatattttcaaaaatactgaTTTGTGAAGGGATTATTCAACCTTATTGAATGTGCAATTTTAAATCAGTCTTCACAAAATTTGAATGTTCTAAAGATCAGAAGAATAGATCTAGTAAGCGTGATAATCCATTCCTAATCTCAAGGTCATGCAGTCCACTTCATCAATCTTCAAAGAGTTGGTCTTGATGTTGATGTCCTCCTCCAGCTGAACTTGTGTTTTCAGCAGATAACGCAGCGAAGCCTGAGCCTGCAATATTCGTCAGTGAAACATTAGATCTCAGTATccataaatttatactttaatctAGGCATAAGCTTTCTTCACAGTTGTTTTCGCTTCATTGATAACAAATTGCTAAAATGCCTTTATGATATGGTTGAAATAAAATTACCTGTAGGAATCAATTTACACTATTATATATGAACGCTATTTTtcatgaacaaatattaaaattactttttctggAAAACTGCCcaacatgtaaaaaatttaaatattatttttacttaaaaatgcccattttaatttatgttgttttcatAAAGATCAAGAGATGTATTATTATTCTGTACTAGTCTTCACATACGAAAACTATTCAAACTCTAGTTTAGGACATGTgaagatataaatttattaggTCTTTTATGTTCATTGCAAATTACACCCCAaatcctattattttttatttaagtctacaTAATTTCTCAGTTTCTAATCCATAttacgtttgaaatatatttgtattacattccAAATACTACTTACATTCTTTTTGTTAgcttttatttatagatttgattACTTGTCTCTAGTAAAACCAACAATTTGAGTACTTCCTATTGGcgatttacaaacaaaataacaggcATAGTTCTACTTTGATTGTAAAATCTCTTCAAAGTTTATTCATAATCTAGTGGTGTAACCAACTATTATGTCTGGGTAGCTATCACTCTCAGTTAAATTACTTTGCGACTTTAATAATAATTCTCCATTGAAGACATACTATGTCTATTAGTCACTTTTATATCTCAACTCGGTAAATTCATACCAATACAATACTTGTTTTAATACCAATAACGTTGGCCCAGATTCACTTCTTCTCAACCAAGTATGTGCTATAGTATAATACATACCTCTGCAAGCATTTGCTGCAATTTAGTCACCGCTTCCCGAATATCTTCTACTTCGTTTATCAACTTTATTTCCACTTCATCTCTGAAAGCAGAAACAACCGTGATGATAATATCAAAATTGGGAGTTTTACCTTACTAGGGGCTCAATACTGTTACAGAATCGAAATAAATACTTGAAAAGCAACAAACCAAATTTGTCCCAATAGATTCCCATATAATAATACTCGAGGAAGAAGACAACAAAGTAGTATTGTTACTTAGGGTCGGACCGTCAAAATGTAAATTCAGTTTTTGAGAGGACCTAAAATTGGACTGAAAAAGTTTAATGTTACAGAAAGGTAGCTGAAAACAAAACTTGCTTATGTTATTCGATTATACGAAAACACTTCAGAAActgtttaaaacttaatacaacATAGGTCTgtcttttaatagtttaattttttcaacacaattaGTAActagatttagttttttaatccTTAACAGGCTATTTTACACTATAACAAGATGTGAAAGTAGACtttgaaacaaaaagaaaaataattagtgtttaatttCTGAGAATATTTAGCCATTATAGAAAAGTAACCTGGGTGGATGTATTAAGTGGAAAGAGTTAAACAGGTTTGATTTTTAGGAAGAACTTGgtcttattttgaaaaaataagtactatcaatataaaacaacaaaacaatttttttcagcttcttaatacagtattttgtaaaatagttatcaGTATACTATggataaaactaatatatttaatacctATAAATACAACTAATATACTTAAtacctataaattaaattaatgttcagATTGAAGTCAACTCGAagcaaaaaaaagaaataaattagataaacatattcagaatttttttttataagtgattAGTAGCCAAATGTGTTGTAACTAACTGTTAACCAACTGAATATTGATTACATTGTATTCAAAAGCTGCACTATTCGGGAAAAAACCAATTCACTCATAAACAAACGTTCACTCTGGTAGGTTAGCAAACaagaaaacacatttaatgaatacCATTACAAAAAGACATTCATGTAGAGGTTTATGAGAGCACTGAACATGTGTTCTCTCATGAGAAAAGGTGGAGATTGCATCCGGttatgagaatgagcagaatggtactacagtcgccttTCTCCAGGGTGgcatctgaccttctctcactaagtcgATCGATGTCTTCTCGGTTTATAGGTCTGCCCacaggacatggtcacctgagaaagcatcttcacagagtcggcatccttcggGAGGActcgctctgtagaatgtgtgatgagtaggatgaaactgctgaacacctgctctttgattgtcctttggtagtttggacaaggttTGAATTTTCctaggaggacctgataggttgtatTCGGCGGTTTATAGAATTGCTGAAATCATAGACCTTATGGTGTGCTTCCAGGGTGCGCAAAAgtcccttgaggcttaagtgcatggcaataggccaccCCATAGAAGAGAAAGAAGGGGGTATAGTGTTTGTATCATTTTTATGGTCTTTCTGTGGTCGTGTTAATTTGTActctttgaaaaatttaattaacaaattataaaataagaaataaaaatgtgtactaCGG is part of the Homalodisca vitripennis isolate AUS2020 chromosome 8, UT_GWSS_2.1, whole genome shotgun sequence genome and harbors:
- the LOC124367204 gene encoding NADH-cytochrome b5 reductase-like, encoding MEPEKPSPSDCCGSGCTPCVFDIYERQLQSWQDKKAGDTQERSDVRSDLLSETRFKPFRLIRKIRLTEDVYSFTFRPVEVLSGGCDVTENINGVLPYSIGQHLVLRRCMESSNEIDAEVVTDQDEPVSSSQIITRAYTPITIAAQEVNCCFEIFAKLYDQGVMSAYLKESSVDDILYWRGPYGDFKYTPNSFRYILMLCVGTGLAPMVPIVTSIVNDDSDDTQM